DNA from Devosia yakushimensis:
GACGTGCTGCGCAAGCTGGCGGCAGAGGGATGTTCCATCCTCTACATTTCCCACAAGCTGCATGAAATCAAAGCCTTGTGTGACACGGCGACGATTCTGCGCGGCGGCAAGCTGGTCGATACCTGCGATCCCAAGCAGGAAACGTCCCGCTCCATGGCCGAGAAAATGATCGGCGCGGGGCTCAAGGACATTGTGCGCCAGCCGGGCCGCACCATGGGCGCGCCCAAATTGGTGGTATCGCGGCTGACGACGAAGAAAGCGGGCCATTTCGACGTGCCGGTCGATGGCGTGAGCTTTACCGTGCGGGCCGGGGAAATCTTCGGCATTGCCGGGGTTGCGGGCAATGGGCAGAACGCGCTGCTCGACGCGCTCAGCGGCGAGATCATTGGCGATGACAAGGATGCCGTTACCATTGACGGCTATCCGCTCGGCTTGCTCGACACCACCGGCCGCCGCAAGCGTGGGCTATGTGCGGTGCCAGAGGAGCGCAATGGGCATGCGGCGATTGGCGATTTCTCCCTTAGCGACAATTCAGTGCTGACGGCGCGCGACCGGCTGGGCATGGTCGTGCTGGGGCTGATCAATTCGGGCGCTGCCAAGACCTATACCGGCAAGGTGATTGCCGACTTTGCCGTCAAGGCGCTGGGGCCGGGCTCCACGGCCGGCTCGCTCTCGGGCGGGAATCTGCAAAAATACATTATGGGCCGCGAAATCCTGCAAAAGCCCAGCGTGCTGGTGGTCAGCCAGCCGACCTGGGGCGTCGATGCGGGCGCCGCCGCCGCCATCCATCAGGCGCTGGTCGATCTGGCCGCGGCCGGGTCGGCCATTGTCGTTATCAGCCAGGATCTGGATGAGCTATTGGCGCTGAGCGATACGCTGGCGGTGATCAATCTGGGGCGGCTATCGCCCGCCCAGCCGGTCGGCGAAATGTCGGTGGAAGAAATTGGCCTGCTGATGGGCGGGGTGCATGGCGCGACGGAGGCAGAAGATGCAATTCCGGCTTGAAAAGCGCCCCGAGCCGAGCCGGCTCATGCTCTATGTCACGCCGGTCGCGGCCGTGCTGCTGACCATGATCATCGGCGCCATCATCTTCTCGCTGATCGGCTATGACGGGATCGGCGCGGTGCGCGAAATCTTCCTCACGCCGCTGACCAATGCCTATAAGTGGCAGGACCTGGGCGTCAAAGCCGCGCCGCTGATCATTATCGGGGTGGGCCTTTCGGTCGCCTACCGCGCCAATGTCTGGAATATCGGCGCGGAGGGGCAATACATTATTGGGGGCCTCGCCGGAACCTGGGTGGCGCTGGCCACCTATGGCATGACGGGGCCGTGGATTTTGCCGTTGATGATCCTGGCCGGCGTGGTGGGCGGGATGCTCTATGCCGCCATTCCGGCGCTGCTCAGAACGCGTCTCAACGTCAATGAAATCCTCACCTCCCTGATGCTGACCTATGCCTCGGTGCAGTTGATCTATTATCTGATCCGTGCGCCCTGGAAGGACCCGATGGGCATGGGCTTCCCGCAAACGCGGCTCTTCTCGGAGGCCGCGCGCCTGCCCACCATCATTCCCGGCACGATCGTGCATCTGGGCGTGCCGATAGCCATTCTCGTGGCTTTGGTGGCCTGGTTCATCATGACGCGTTCGGTGTTCGGCTATCAGATGCGAGCCGTTGGCGCCGCACCCCATGCCGCGCGCTATGGCGGGTTTTCGGAAAACAAGACGATCTGGCTGGCCATGCTGGTCAGCGGGGCATTGGCGGGGCTGGCGGGCGTGCTGGAAGTGGCCGGACCGTTCCAGCGCATGGTGCCGGGCTTCCCCACCAATTACGGCTTCACCGCCATTATCGTGGCCTTTCTCGGCCGGCTCAATCCGCTAGGGGTGATCCTGGCCGGTATCGTCATGGCCATTACCTTTGTTGGCGGCGAAGTGGCCCAGACCACCATTGGCCTGCCCAATGCCGCCACCGGCATTTTCCAGGCCATGGTGCTGTTCTTCCTGCTGGCGGGCGATATTCTGGTGCGCTACCGCCTCAAGCGGGTGGTCAACCAACCGGCGGCGGGGGCGGCCTAGCGTGGACATTTATATCGCCATCATCGTCACCCTGGTCGGCGCCGCCACTCCGATCCTGATTGCTGCCCTGGGCGAATTGGTCGTCGAAAAGAGCGGCGTGCTCAATCTGGGCGTCGAGGGCATGATGCTGGTCGGCGCCATTGCCGGCTTTGCCGGGCAATTCTATACCGGCAATCCCTATTTCGCGCTGCTGTGCGGCGCCTTTGCCGGGGCCGCATCGTCGCTGATCTTCGGGTTTTTGACGCTCAGCCTTTCGGCCAACCAGACCGCAACGGGCCTGGCGCTGACGATTTTCGGCACGGGATTTTCGGCGCTGGCCGGAGCGCCGTTTTCGGCGCGGCCCGTGCAGCTGATGCGGCCGCTGTTTCCAGCCGAACTCGCTACCCATCCGGTCTGGCGGGTGGTGTTCGGCTATTCCTTCCCGGTCTATTTCTCGTTCTTCATGGTCGTGGCCATCTGGTGGTTTCTGCACCGTACCCGCTCCGGGCTCACCCTGCGGGCGGTGGGCGAGAATGACGTGTCGGCCCATTCCATCGGCTATTCGGTGCAGGGTGTGCGCTATGCAGCGGTCCTGTTCGGCGGGGCCATGGCCGGTATTGCCGGGGCCTGTTTCCCCCTGCTGCTGACCCCGCAATGGGCTGAACGGATGACGGCGGGCCGCGGCTGGATCGCGGTGGCGCTGGTGGTGTTTGCCTCGTGGAAACCGTTCCGCCTGCTGGCGGGCGCTTATCTTTTCGGGCTGGTCATGACCATGGAGCTTTATGCCAAGGCGGGCGGCGGGCCGCTTTCGGCTATTCCCTCCGAGCTGTGGGCGGCTCTGCCCTATCTCGCGACGATCATCGTGCTGGTCCTGATCTCGATCCGGCGCGATGCGACCAGCAATGCACCGGCCTGCCTCGGCAAGCCGTTTCTGCCCAGCAATTGAGGCGGCGCCAATGACCGGCTCAATCGAATATCAAGACGTCAATCAGGAGAGAACCATGACCACCTTATCACGGCGCAATATTCTGAAGATCGGCGGCGCTGCCGCAGCCCTGCCGCTGCTCGGCTCCAAGGCCTTCGCCCAGACCGAGCCGCTCAAGATCGGCTTCATCTATGTCGGCACGATCAACGACAATGGCTATAATTATGCTCATAATCAGGGCCGCCTCTATGTCGAGGAGCATCTCGGGGACGCGGTCGAAACCACCTATGTCGAGAATGTGCCGGAAGGCCCGGACTGCGAACGCGTGCTGCGCGAACTGGCCCAGCAGGGCAACAAGCTGATCTTCGCCACCAGCTTCGGTTTTGGCGACTCGGTGATCAAGGTCGCTCCGCAGTTTCCCGACGTGAAGTTCGAGCATGCCACCGGCTACCAGAAGGCCGAGAATGTGGGCCTCTACAATGCCCGCTTCTATGAGGGTCGTGCGGTCTGCGGCACCATTGCCGGGCACCTCTCCAAGACCGGCAAGGCGGGCTATATCGGCTCCTTCCCGATCCCCGAAGTGGTGATGGGCATCAATGCGCTCGCCCTTTCCGGCCGCCGCATCAACCCGAACTTCA
Protein-coding regions in this window:
- a CDS encoding ABC transporter ATP-binding protein, producing MDASMPFRLELTGITKSFPGVRANDNVSFAVKPGEIHALLGENGAGKSTLVKMIYGIMQPDAGEIAWNGQPVVVANPKAARKLGIGMVFQHFSLFEALTVLENIALGMDGKIPARELEARIREVMTTYGLTLDPHRTVATLSVGERQRIEIVRALLLDPKLLIMDEPTSVLTPQEVEQLFDVLRKLAAEGCSILYISHKLHEIKALCDTATILRGGKLVDTCDPKQETSRSMAEKMIGAGLKDIVRQPGRTMGAPKLVVSRLTTKKAGHFDVPVDGVSFTVRAGEIFGIAGVAGNGQNALLDALSGEIIGDDKDAVTIDGYPLGLLDTTGRRKRGLCAVPEERNGHAAIGDFSLSDNSVLTARDRLGMVVLGLINSGAAKTYTGKVIADFAVKALGPGSTAGSLSGGNLQKYIMGREILQKPSVLVVSQPTWGVDAGAAAAIHQALVDLAAAGSAIVVISQDLDELLALSDTLAVINLGRLSPAQPVGEMSVEEIGLLMGGVHGATEAEDAIPA
- a CDS encoding ABC transporter permease; translated protein: MQFRLEKRPEPSRLMLYVTPVAAVLLTMIIGAIIFSLIGYDGIGAVREIFLTPLTNAYKWQDLGVKAAPLIIIGVGLSVAYRANVWNIGAEGQYIIGGLAGTWVALATYGMTGPWILPLMILAGVVGGMLYAAIPALLRTRLNVNEILTSLMLTYASVQLIYYLIRAPWKDPMGMGFPQTRLFSEAARLPTIIPGTIVHLGVPIAILVALVAWFIMTRSVFGYQMRAVGAAPHAARYGGFSENKTIWLAMLVSGALAGLAGVLEVAGPFQRMVPGFPTNYGFTAIIVAFLGRLNPLGVILAGIVMAITFVGGEVAQTTIGLPNAATGIFQAMVLFFLLAGDILVRYRLKRVVNQPAAGAA
- a CDS encoding ABC transporter permease; the encoded protein is MDIYIAIIVTLVGAATPILIAALGELVVEKSGVLNLGVEGMMLVGAIAGFAGQFYTGNPYFALLCGAFAGAASSLIFGFLTLSLSANQTATGLALTIFGTGFSALAGAPFSARPVQLMRPLFPAELATHPVWRVVFGYSFPVYFSFFMVVAIWWFLHRTRSGLTLRAVGENDVSAHSIGYSVQGVRYAAVLFGGAMAGIAGACFPLLLTPQWAERMTAGRGWIAVALVVFASWKPFRLLAGAYLFGLVMTMELYAKAGGGPLSAIPSELWAALPYLATIIVLVLISIRRDATSNAPACLGKPFLPSN
- a CDS encoding BMP family ABC transporter substrate-binding protein; this translates as MTTLSRRNILKIGGAAAALPLLGSKAFAQTEPLKIGFIYVGTINDNGYNYAHNQGRLYVEEHLGDAVETTYVENVPEGPDCERVLRELAQQGNKLIFATSFGFGDSVIKVAPQFPDVKFEHATGYQKAENVGLYNARFYEGRAVCGTIAGHLSKTGKAGYIGSFPIPEVVMGINALALSGRRINPNFTVKPVYISTWNDPAKEADAARAMIDQGIDIIAQHTDGPAALQVAQERGIIGGFGQGADMSAFAPETQLTAIIDHWGPHYLASAQAVIDGTWVAGDTWEGLKEDVVQMGPYNAKVPADVVADAEKVRTGQIDGSFHIFTGPIKDNTGAERVAAGVTMTDAELLSMDWYVEGVEQPA